One window from the genome of Parasteatoda tepidariorum isolate YZ-2023 chromosome 8, CAS_Ptep_4.0, whole genome shotgun sequence encodes:
- the LOC139426337 gene encoding uncharacterized protein, which translates to MHLPPVLHDNAEIAPQLLMLKRAMRRRGLNQHLRGNLCVDNISTGCLRLRGAGHEKNQNGKQNKLRLIRHGIKFDRSRKNYRILCHNCQKRRSNYYSQYRMTPKKEVLYFTQNDVQNPPEEKRSLTSFARSKEMKERSSEGKIFYGKKLNPDYEELIFNYTVTEENEMKSTTVAVGVLDTIKFWFLGKNATKDFKKDESNDDLKKEGHLISESSGVLSTPGSKLHRYRKSSYRHKNKFFKLLNN; encoded by the exons ATGCATTTGCCACCTGTTTTGCATGATAATGCTGAGATTGCACCCCAGCTGTTAATGCTAAAACGGGCCATGCGTCGCAGAGGACTCAACCAGCATTTAAGGGGGAACCTGTGTGTTGATAACATTTCTACTGGGTGTCTCAGATTGAGAGGAGCTGGACACGAGAAAAATCAGAACGGAAAGCAGAACAAACTTCGTCTAATTAggcatg GAATTAAGTTTGATCGCTCAAGGAAAAATTACAGGATTTTATGTCATAACTGTCAAAAGCGAAGAAGCAATTACTACAGTCAATATAGAATGACGccaaagaaagaagttttgtATTTCACTCAGAATGACGTCCAAAATCCACCCGAAG AGAAAAGAAGTTTGACATCGTTTGCAAGATCAAAAGAAATGAAGGAAAGATCGTCTGAAGGGAAGATATTCTATGGGAAGAAACTGAATCCAGATTACGAAGAACTCATCTTTAATTATACTGTAactgaagaaaatgaaatgaaatcaa CAACGGTTGCAGTTGGAGTTCTGGATACAATTAAGTTTTGGTTTCTTGGGAAGAACGcaacaaaagattttaaaaaagacgaAAGCAACGATGATCTTAAAAAAGAAGGACATCTGATATCTGAATCAAGCGGTGTACTTAGCACTCCAGGATCGAAACTGCATAGGTACAGAAAAAGCAGTTACAGACACaagaataaattctttaaactgTTAAACAATTGA